The following are from one region of the Mycolicibacterium helvum genome:
- a CDS encoding sulfotransferase family protein, which yields MTVGLDAAALLARAQAEIGHHDFGDPTLPERFAVAVGHLNGIGLDANGIAEAERVCHWLLTSRLELFADRTRFPIADEVIDGPMFVTGEPRSGTTLMHALMSVDPHGRALRFWEVMYPSPPPGLAGPDDRRRAHADADWREINAKMPKWLRSHPYNDMLGDGLPEDERAWAFDFRVMTPTAWWRVPMQTLVGGLPTDPSAQYRIHKAMLQQFQYNREPRYWVLKGFHGFRLEAFFDTYPDANLLWLHRDPVQVAASRTMMMADILDGIVGPIDLRVEAKKHLEMTRASIANTMTSPMVDDPRIMHIPYADFIADPIGAVRSYYAFCGRDLTSDAQAAMRDYLAGNRGDRYGKFGYSTSLLTDIGEDLDDLHAEFAPFRERFGVRIEKRD from the coding sequence ATGACCGTGGGACTGGACGCGGCCGCTCTACTGGCCCGAGCTCAAGCCGAGATAGGGCACCACGATTTCGGCGACCCGACCCTGCCCGAGCGGTTCGCCGTGGCCGTTGGCCACCTCAACGGTATCGGACTGGACGCCAACGGCATTGCCGAAGCTGAGCGGGTGTGTCACTGGCTGCTGACCTCGCGGCTGGAACTGTTCGCCGACCGGACCCGCTTTCCGATCGCTGACGAGGTGATCGACGGGCCGATGTTCGTGACGGGTGAACCACGCTCAGGAACCACACTGATGCATGCCCTGATGTCGGTGGATCCGCACGGGCGAGCGCTGCGGTTCTGGGAGGTAATGTACCCTTCGCCGCCGCCCGGCTTGGCCGGCCCGGATGATCGACGCCGCGCCCACGCCGACGCCGACTGGCGCGAGATCAATGCCAAGATGCCCAAATGGCTGCGCAGCCACCCCTACAACGACATGCTCGGCGACGGCCTTCCCGAGGATGAACGCGCCTGGGCCTTCGACTTTCGGGTGATGACGCCCACCGCGTGGTGGCGGGTGCCGATGCAGACACTGGTGGGCGGGCTGCCGACGGATCCCAGTGCGCAATACCGAATCCACAAAGCGATGCTGCAACAGTTCCAGTACAACCGGGAGCCCAGGTACTGGGTGCTGAAGGGCTTCCACGGATTTCGGCTCGAGGCGTTCTTCGACACCTATCCCGATGCCAATCTGCTCTGGCTGCATCGCGACCCGGTGCAGGTCGCCGCATCGCGCACGATGATGATGGCCGATATCCTCGACGGCATCGTCGGGCCGATCGATCTGCGCGTCGAGGCCAAGAAGCACCTCGAGATGACCAGGGCCAGCATCGCCAACACGATGACGTCCCCAATGGTGGACGATCCGCGGATCATGCACATCCCGTATGCCGACTTCATCGCCGACCCGATCGGGGCGGTGCGCAGCTACTACGCCTTCTGCGGACGGGATCTCACCAGTGACGCCCAGGCGGCCATGCGGGACTACCTGGCCGGCAATCGTGGCGATAGGTACGGCAAGTTCGGATACTCCACGTCACTGCTGACCGATATCGGTGAAGACCTCGATGATCTACACGCCGAGTTCGCGCCGTTCCGGGAGCGGTTCGGTGTCCGCATCGAGAAACGGGACTGA
- a CDS encoding LLM class flavin-dependent oxidoreductase, with amino-acid sequence MDVSPAAFLRTTLPLDLSCLSDLDSGRYHSVWLPDHMVSFWPDALWTPEFTDLATVSPSPHRHLDGMAVAAAAAVLTSNVRLATSVVDTVRRHPALLAQSALTVDHLSRGRFILGLGSGETENVVPYGFEFAKPVSRFEEALKVIRLLWDSPGPVDFQGQFYHLEHARLDTEPYADRLPPIWIGASGPRMLEIVGRYADGWWPAGAWTPEQYAQMLGTVRQSAEHAGRDPMAITPCFVQVCLIGEHEAAIERIVRAPLVASFLLQVSAGVLRRFGFDHPMGADWGGFHAINPATMTRERIVDFLGRVDPEAILAVVPHGTPTEVARIVKSYVDAGLRVPKILDYSTMAGLEFAAASGANVRRTEDELLTLCKGQS; translated from the coding sequence ATGGACGTCTCGCCCGCCGCCTTCCTGCGCACGACCCTTCCCCTGGATCTGTCGTGTCTGTCCGATCTGGATAGCGGCCGGTACCACTCGGTCTGGCTGCCCGATCACATGGTGAGTTTTTGGCCGGATGCCTTGTGGACACCGGAATTCACCGACCTGGCCACCGTGTCGCCGTCCCCCCACCGCCATCTCGACGGCATGGCGGTGGCCGCGGCCGCGGCCGTGCTCACCTCGAATGTGCGGCTGGCCACCAGTGTTGTGGACACCGTACGTCGCCACCCAGCCCTGCTCGCCCAGAGCGCGCTGACCGTCGATCACTTGTCCCGGGGGCGGTTCATCCTGGGCCTCGGCAGCGGCGAGACCGAGAACGTCGTGCCGTATGGGTTCGAGTTCGCCAAGCCGGTCAGCCGCTTCGAGGAAGCGCTGAAAGTCATTCGACTGCTGTGGGATAGTCCGGGGCCGGTCGATTTCCAGGGCCAGTTCTACCACCTCGAGCACGCCCGGTTGGACACCGAGCCCTATGCCGACCGGCTCCCGCCGATCTGGATCGGCGCGAGCGGGCCGCGGATGCTCGAAATCGTGGGACGCTACGCCGACGGCTGGTGGCCGGCGGGCGCGTGGACCCCCGAGCAGTACGCCCAGATGCTCGGTACGGTGCGCCAGTCGGCCGAACACGCCGGACGTGACCCGATGGCGATCACCCCGTGCTTTGTGCAGGTGTGCCTGATCGGCGAGCACGAGGCTGCGATCGAGCGCATCGTCCGCGCGCCACTGGTCGCCAGCTTTCTCCTGCAGGTCTCGGCAGGCGTTCTGCGCCGCTTCGGATTCGACCATCCGATGGGCGCAGACTGGGGCGGGTTCCACGCCATCAACCCAGCGACCATGACCAGGGAACGCATCGTCGACTTCCTGGGTCGTGTCGATCCCGAGGCGATTCTCGCAGTGGTTCCGCATGGCACGCCCACCGAGGTGGCGCGGATCGTGAAGTCGTATGTCGATGCCGGACTTCGGGTCCCCAAGATCTTGGACTACAGCACGATGGCCGGTCTGGAATTCGCCGCCGCGTCGGGAGCCAATGTGCGCAGGACGGAAGACGAGTTGTTGACGTTGTGCAAAGGACAGTCATGA
- a CDS encoding TauD/TfdA dioxygenase family protein, producing the protein MTLSVADIKPNIASEVAASKAELLSGVHSEALRELLEHRGVLVFPQIGFSDDEQVEFTRTLGTFAPERTGEQVYSVTLDTNINELADYLLGSLYWHIDGTMNDVPIRASLLSSKVVCPDGSGDTEFANTYAAYDALDGADKQALESLRVMHAAWNTLFYYEPEPSFTTLRTMMAIGDRELPLVWNHRSGRKSLVLGCTARHVVDMDFRRSVELLVRLRDWATRPEFVYRHTWSVGDLVIWDNTGTMHRATPYDPASGRLLHRTKVEGEEAFH; encoded by the coding sequence ATGACGCTGTCGGTCGCCGACATCAAACCCAATATCGCCTCCGAAGTCGCAGCGTCCAAGGCCGAATTACTCAGCGGCGTCCACTCCGAGGCGCTGCGCGAACTGCTGGAACACCGTGGTGTGCTGGTCTTTCCACAGATCGGTTTCAGTGATGACGAGCAGGTCGAATTCACCAGGACACTGGGCACTTTCGCCCCCGAGCGCACCGGCGAGCAGGTCTACTCCGTCACGCTCGACACGAACATCAATGAGCTCGCCGATTACCTGTTGGGCTCGCTGTACTGGCACATCGACGGGACCATGAACGACGTGCCGATCCGTGCCTCGCTGTTGTCCAGCAAGGTGGTGTGCCCGGACGGCAGTGGCGACACCGAATTCGCCAATACCTATGCGGCCTACGATGCGCTCGACGGTGCCGACAAGCAGGCGCTGGAATCACTGCGGGTGATGCACGCGGCGTGGAACACGCTTTTCTACTACGAGCCCGAACCGAGCTTCACGACGCTGCGGACGATGATGGCGATCGGCGATCGCGAGCTGCCGCTGGTGTGGAATCACCGCTCCGGACGCAAGTCATTGGTACTGGGATGTACGGCGCGTCACGTGGTGGATATGGACTTCAGGCGCAGCGTCGAACTCCTTGTCCGCTTGCGGGATTGGGCCACGCGGCCAGAGTTCGTGTACCGGCACACCTGGTCGGTTGGCGACCTGGTCATCTGGGATAACACCGGCACCATGCACCGGGCCACGCCCTACGATCCCGCATCGGGGCGGTTGCTGCACCGCACCAAAGTGGAAGGCGAGGAAGCCTTTCACTGA
- a CDS encoding TetR/AcrR family transcriptional regulator, which translates to MAKAASPERRGGRPTQAEAAALHHRLREAAVKTFLENGYDATTMVAIADAAGITKPTLYARYPDKRAVFLDVIPWAFSRAVQVDTPTTVQDEDLRTALVALGQGALRQALNPDIVQLHKIARNEAHRFPEFGLSAESLGWAARQKQVMDLLARHAEACTIAVADIELAAEHFLAMVEVLPARLADFGLYRSRKEEQRRLLHAVDLFLQGVLPR; encoded by the coding sequence ATGGCAAAGGCTGCGTCTCCAGAGCGGCGGGGCGGTCGGCCCACGCAGGCTGAGGCTGCGGCTCTTCATCACCGGTTGAGAGAAGCCGCGGTCAAGACATTCCTGGAGAACGGTTACGACGCCACGACGATGGTCGCGATCGCCGACGCCGCCGGGATCACCAAACCCACGTTGTATGCCCGCTACCCCGACAAGCGTGCGGTGTTCCTCGACGTCATTCCGTGGGCGTTCAGCCGGGCCGTGCAGGTCGACACCCCGACCACGGTGCAGGACGAGGATCTGCGTACGGCTCTGGTGGCCCTCGGGCAGGGTGCGCTTCGCCAAGCACTCAATCCCGATATCGTCCAGCTGCACAAGATCGCGCGCAACGAAGCGCATCGATTTCCCGAATTCGGGCTGTCCGCTGAGTCACTCGGCTGGGCGGCCCGCCAAAAACAGGTGATGGATCTGCTTGCCCGCCATGCCGAGGCCTGCACCATCGCGGTCGCCGACATCGAGTTGGCCGCCGAGCACTTCCTGGCCATGGTCGAGGTCTTGCCCGCCCGGCTGGCCGATTTCGGCCTCTATCGCAGTCGCAAGGAGGAACAGCGCCGGCTGCTGCACGCGGTCGACCTCTTCCTGCAGGGCGTGTTGCCCCGATAG
- a CDS encoding nuclear transport factor 2 family protein has translation MAEQDSWADVEAIKQLKARYCRLLDTKDWAGWRELFTDDFVSDTTPSGGVLITGADEFVAFLRSTLGKRSQPTVHQVHAPEIELTSPATATGVWALNDIVRLAPGINLAGYGHYHETYEKVGGQWRIKTSTLTRLREDVFNPIFSLRISPRLRDSAARLARKRGMV, from the coding sequence GTGGCCGAACAGGATTCGTGGGCTGACGTCGAGGCAATCAAGCAACTCAAGGCGCGCTATTGCCGCCTGCTGGACACCAAGGACTGGGCAGGCTGGCGCGAGCTCTTCACCGACGACTTCGTCAGTGACACCACCCCGTCCGGCGGAGTGCTCATCACGGGCGCAGACGAGTTCGTGGCGTTTCTCCGGTCAACACTGGGCAAGCGCTCACAACCCACGGTGCATCAGGTGCATGCCCCAGAGATCGAGCTGACGTCACCGGCCACGGCCACGGGCGTCTGGGCGCTCAACGACATTGTGCGGCTGGCCCCCGGGATCAACCTCGCGGGCTACGGCCACTACCACGAGACCTACGAGAAGGTCGGCGGTCAGTGGCGGATCAAGACGTCCACCCTGACCCGGCTGCGTGAAGATGTTTTCAATCCCATCTTCTCCCTACGGATTTCACCACGCCTGCGGGACTCAGCGGCGCGCCTGGCACGAAAGCGAGGCATGGTGTGA